The Anoplolepis gracilipes chromosome 14, ASM4749672v1, whole genome shotgun sequence genome includes a window with the following:
- the LOC140673295 gene encoding uncharacterized protein produces the protein MDKEKEVKFLGKKQTKRNIQKQVHELLNELNWNETKSTTHSVIDSHLELNLNIDEDLGFSLNFRNNETKSSMSHSIIDSHLELGSDQDLDFEIFPELYITEKHDFSENETLSDDFLNKLRNWALTHNITLSALDELLSLLRQFHYDISVPLSGRSLLYTPKTTNSIDLQSGKFTYFGMRKQLYLLLKEESCSKIIDLDFNIDGLPLFKSNNIVVWPILCRSLSLTSLNKPFIVGLFTGKGKPEPLDCYLQDLIHELNDDILKNSIEIDHKLFQIRIRSLICDAPARAFLKCCVGHNSRHGCEKCDIEGKYINKMIFPCKSGQLRTKETFTKQVQEEHHKGRSPLLNLNLDLVNQFPLDPMHLVYLGIMKKLLILWVSKGKPSFKLSGKAINNLSDRLILLSSYIVHEFPRKCRAISDLNRWKANEFRLFLLYVGPVSLINILPKQLYNHFLMFHVGITILCNDNHIFEHIDFAKEVLYNFVKYFEKSYGKEEVTYNLHSLIHLVTDVRNLGNLNTINCFPFENYLGKLKKLVRSSANPHAQLCRRISELFNYSKTELPITKLEPKQKHFEGPTLRDKTDLILQYKKLKTPTCVLTIFSPDNCVSIQGDIIVQIVNILCLKD, from the coding sequence atggataaagaaaaagaagttaAATTTCTTGGCAAAAAACAAACTAAAAGGAATATACAAAAACAAGTACATGAGTTATTAAATGAACTCAATTGGAATGAAACAAAATCGACAACACATTCAGTCATTGACTCACACTTAGAACTAAACTTAAATATAGATGAAGATTTAggttttagtttaaattttagaaataatgagacaaaatCATCAATGTCACATTCAATCATTGATTCGCATTTAGAACTAGGTTCAGATCAAGAtttagattttgaaatatttccagAATTATATATCACTGAAAAACATGATTTTTCAGAAAACGAAACATTATCTGATgattttctgaataaattgAGAAACTGGGCCCTAacacataatattacattatcagCATTAGATGAATTATTGTCATTACTAAGACAATTTCATTATGATATATCTGTACCATTATCTGGAAGGTCTTTGTTATACACTCCAAAAACTACAAATTCAATTGATTTGCAAAGtggaaaatttacttattttggtATGCGTAAGCAGTTATATCTCCTATTAAAGGAAGAATCATgctcaaaaattattgatttagattttaatattgatgggTTACCCTTGTTTAAAAGTAACAACATAGTTGTCTGGCCAATTCTTTGTAGATCATTAAGTTTAACTTCATTAAATAAACCATTTATTGTAGGTTTATTTACTGGCAAAGGAAAGCCAGAACCTCTTGATTGTTATTTACAAGATCTAATACACGAGCTTAATgatgatatattaaagaatagtattgaaatagatcataaattatttcaaattagaatCAGGTCTCTGATATGTGATGCTCCTGCACGAGCTTTTCTAAAATGTTGTGTAGGTCATAATTCTAGGCATGGGTGTGAAAAATGCGATATTGAAGggaaatacattaataaaatgatttttccaTGTAAAAGTGGACAACTTAGAACAAAAGAAACTTTTACTAAACAAGTACAAGAGGAACATCATAAAGGAAGGTCTccattattgaatttaaactTAGATTTAGTGAATCAATTTCCATTAGATCCCATGCATTTGGTATATTTAGGTATAATGAAAAAGTTGTTAATATTATGGGTATCAAAGGGAAAAccttcatttaaattatctggaaaagctattaataatttatcagatagattaattttgttgtctTCTTATATAGTACATGAATTTCCTAGAAAATGTAGAGCTATATCGGACTTAAATCGTTGGAAAGCAAATGAGTTTAGATTATTCTTGTTATACGTGGGTCcagtttctttaataaatattttgcctaAACAActttacaatcattttttaatgtttcatgTTGGTATTACAATTCTGTGTAacgataatcatatttttgaacatattGACTTTGCAAAAGaagttttgtataattttgtaaagtattttgaaaaatcctATGGGAAAGAAGAAGTGACATATAATCTTCACAGTTTAATTCATTTAGTAACAGATGTAAGGAATCTTGGTAATTTAAACACAATTAATTGTTTTccctttgaaaattatttgggaaaattaaaaaaacttgtaagATCATCTGCAAATCCTCATGCACAACTTTGTAGACGTATatctgaattatttaattattcaaagacTGAATTACCAATAACTAAATTAGAACCTAagcaaaaacattttgaagGACCTACACTTAGAGATAAAACTGACTTGATTTTACAATACAAGAAATTGAAAACACCGACATGCGTTTTGACGATTTTTTCACCTGACAATTGTGTTTCAATACAAGGAGATATTATTGTTCAGATTGTAAATATTCTGTGtttgaaagattaa